The proteins below are encoded in one region of Oncorhynchus masou masou isolate Uvic2021 chromosome 15, UVic_Omas_1.1, whole genome shotgun sequence:
- the LOC135556371 gene encoding protein Hook homolog 1-like isoform X1: MSSLTRRGEMETDKVVLCESLAIWLQTFNTAAPCTTVEELTTGAAISQALHQIDPVWFSESWLGRIKEDVGNNWRLKINNLKKILQMMVDYYNEVLSQQIQEFPLPDLVKVAEHSDPIELGRLLQLTLGCAVKCERKQEYIQIILTLEESVQHVVMTALQELMSKENMAQFGAEPPGDIESQLKALEDLADLMAENEELAQRCQELDVQVTVLQEERNSLLAENDVLTDRANQLDSFDDPSTPSGRKHSQLQIQLETLQEENFRLEAAKDDYRIHCEELEKQLIEVQHRNDELTSLAEESRTLKDELDILRSCSDHAVKLEASVETYRCKLEDLGDLRRQVKLLEEKNMTYMHNTVSLEEELRKANTARAQLETYKRQVQELYRKLSEESRRADNLAYEKKKFEEKHDAVMREKERIIIERDSLKETNEELRCNQAQQDQLLQAGMPAGSPTHDNLAAEILPVEYREKFIRLQHENKMLRVQQEGSENDKISELQTLLEVAHRTCSELDTDNRLSRERVTELQQQVEDLQKALQGQGAKTDDSHLKRKLDAHMVQLNEAQDEIMKKKELLEDLQPDNTQTSLRLDELMAALKKKDDDMRAMEERYKMYLEKARNVICALDPKLNPATAEIQALKNQLTDRDKRILSLERECEKAKLREYEEKLIVTAWYNKSLSFQKLAIEARLGGRSTSMVPPGQSFLTQQR; this comes from the exons ATGTCTAGCCTTACCCGACGCGGAGAAATGGAGACTGACAAAGTGGTGTTGTGTGAGAGCCTTGCTATATGG CTCCAGACCTTCAACACTGCAGCACCATGTACGACTGTAGAGGAGCTGACCACTGGAGCTGCCATTTCTCAGGCCCTGCATCAGAT AGATCCAGTGTGGTTCAGTGAGAGTTGGCTTGGTCGCATTAAAGAAGATGTTGGGAATAACTGGAGACTGAAG ATTAACAACCTGAAGAAGATCCTTCAGATGATGGTGGATTACTACAATGAG GTCCTGAGCCAGCAGATCCAGGAGTTCCCCCTGCCAGACCTGGTGAAGGTGGCAGAACACTCAGACCCTATAGAACTGGGACGACTGCTGCAGctcacactgggctgtgctgtcAAATGTGAACGCAAGCAAG agTACATCCAGATCATCTTGACTCTGGAGGAGTCCGTACAGCATGTGGTGATGACAGCCCTTCAGGAG ctGATGAGTAAAGAGAACATGGCCCAGTTTGGAGCAGAGCCACCGGGGGACATAGAAtcacag ttgaAGGCTCTCGAGGACCTGGCAGATCTGATGGCAGAAAATGAGGAGCTAGCCCAGCGCTGTCAGGAACTCGACGTACAG GTGACGGTCCTTCAGGAGGAGCGGAACAGCCTATTAGCTGAGAACGACGTGCTGACGGACCGAGCCAATCAGCTGGACTCGTTTGATGACCCGAGCACGCCCTCCGGACGGAAACACAGCCAGCTACAGATACAGCTAGAGACACTACAGGAGGAGAactttag gctagaGGCAGCTAAGGATGACTACCGTATCCACTGTGAGGAGTTGGAGAAGCAGCTGATCGAGGTTCAGCATCGTAACGACGAACTCACCAGCCTGGCAGAGGAGTCACGAACACTTAAAGACGAACTCGATATCCTCAG GAGCTGTTCGGACCATGCTGTGAAGCTGGAGGCGTCAGTGGAGACATACAGGTGTAAACTGGAGGACCTGGGAGATCTGAGAAGACAAGTCAAACTGCTGGAAGAGAAGAACATGACCTACATGCACAACACTGTCAGTCTGGAGGAGGAGCTACGCAAGGCTAACACTGCCCGTGCACAGCTGGAGACATACAAGAGACA GGTCCAGGAGCTGTACCGTAAGTTGTCAGAGGAGTCTCGGCGGGCAGACAACCTTGCTTATGAAAAGAAGAAGTTTGAAGAGAAACATGACGCCgtgatgagggagaaagag AGGATCATCATTGAGCGAGACTCTCTGAAGGAGACCAATGAGGAGCTGCGATGTAACCAGGCTCAACAGGACCAGCTCCTACAAGCAG GGATGCCAGCTGGTAGTCCAACCCATGATAACCTTGCTGCTGAGATCCTACCTGTAGAGTACAG GGAGAAGTTTATCCGGCTCCAGCATGAGAATAAGATGTTGCGTGTGCAGCAGGAGGGATCAGAGAATGACAAGATCTCTGAACTACAGACACTGCTAGAGGTGGCACACAGAACCTGCTCTGAACTGGACACTGACAACAG GTTAAGCAGGGAGAGGGTCACTGAGCTGCAGCAGCAGGTAGAGGATTTACAGAAAGCCCTACAGGGCCAGGGAGCCAAGACTGATGAC TCTCACCTGAAGAGGAAACTGGATGCTCATAT GGTGCAACTGAACGAGGCGCAGGATGAGATCATGAAGAAGAAAGAACTCCTTGAGGACTTGCAGccagacaacacacagacct CTCTGAGACTGGATGAGCTGATGGCTGCTCTGAAGAAGAAGGATGATGACATGAGAGCCATGGAGGAGAGATACAAGATGTACCTGGAGAAAGCACGCAAT GTGATCTGTGCATTGGACCCCAAGCTGAACCCAGCCACAGCAGAGATCCAGGCTCTAAAGAACCAGCTGACGGACAGAGACAAGAGGATCCTCAGCCTGGAG agggagTGTGAGAAGGCAAAGCTGAGAGAGTATGAAGAGAAGCTGATTGTAACAGCATGGTACAACAAG AGTCTGAGCTTCCAGAAGCTGGCGATCGAGGCCCGTCTCGGGGGTCGCTCCACCTCCATGGTGCCCCCAGGTCAGTCCTTCCTGACCCAGCAGCGCTAG
- the LOC135556371 gene encoding protein Hook homolog 1-like isoform X2: protein MSSLTRRGEMETDKVVLCESLAIWLQTFNTAAPCTTVEELTTGAAISQALHQIDPVWFSESWLGRIKEDVGNNWRLKINNLKKILQMMVDYYNEVLSQQIQEFPLPDLVKVAEHSDPIELGRLLQLTLGCAVKCERKQEYIQIILTLEESVQHVVMTALQELMSKENMAQFGAEPPGDIESQLKALEDLADLMAENEELAQRCQELDVQVTVLQEERNSLLAENDVLTDRANQLDSFDDPSTPSGRKHSQLQIQLETLQEENFRLEAAKDDYRIHCEELEKQLIEVQHRNDELTSLAEESRTLKDELDILRSCSDHAVKLEASVETYRCKLEDLGDLRRQVKLLEEKNMTYMHNTVSLEEELRKANTARAQLETYKRQVQELYRKLSEESRRADNLAYEKKKFEEKHDAVMREKERIIIERDSLKETNEELRCNQAQQDQLLQAGMPAGSPTHDNLAAEILPVEYREKFIRLQHENKMLRVQQEGSENDKISELQTLLEVAHRTCSELDTDNRLSRERVTELQQQVEDLQKALQGQGAKTDDSHLKRKLDAHMVQLNEAQDEIMKKKELLEDLQPDNTQTSLRLDELMAALKKKDDDMRAMEERYKMYLEKARNVICALDPKLNPATAEIQALKNQLTDRDKRILSLERECEKAKLREYEEKLIVTAWYNKSLSFQKLAIEARLGGRSTSMVPPGNHG, encoded by the exons ATGTCTAGCCTTACCCGACGCGGAGAAATGGAGACTGACAAAGTGGTGTTGTGTGAGAGCCTTGCTATATGG CTCCAGACCTTCAACACTGCAGCACCATGTACGACTGTAGAGGAGCTGACCACTGGAGCTGCCATTTCTCAGGCCCTGCATCAGAT AGATCCAGTGTGGTTCAGTGAGAGTTGGCTTGGTCGCATTAAAGAAGATGTTGGGAATAACTGGAGACTGAAG ATTAACAACCTGAAGAAGATCCTTCAGATGATGGTGGATTACTACAATGAG GTCCTGAGCCAGCAGATCCAGGAGTTCCCCCTGCCAGACCTGGTGAAGGTGGCAGAACACTCAGACCCTATAGAACTGGGACGACTGCTGCAGctcacactgggctgtgctgtcAAATGTGAACGCAAGCAAG agTACATCCAGATCATCTTGACTCTGGAGGAGTCCGTACAGCATGTGGTGATGACAGCCCTTCAGGAG ctGATGAGTAAAGAGAACATGGCCCAGTTTGGAGCAGAGCCACCGGGGGACATAGAAtcacag ttgaAGGCTCTCGAGGACCTGGCAGATCTGATGGCAGAAAATGAGGAGCTAGCCCAGCGCTGTCAGGAACTCGACGTACAG GTGACGGTCCTTCAGGAGGAGCGGAACAGCCTATTAGCTGAGAACGACGTGCTGACGGACCGAGCCAATCAGCTGGACTCGTTTGATGACCCGAGCACGCCCTCCGGACGGAAACACAGCCAGCTACAGATACAGCTAGAGACACTACAGGAGGAGAactttag gctagaGGCAGCTAAGGATGACTACCGTATCCACTGTGAGGAGTTGGAGAAGCAGCTGATCGAGGTTCAGCATCGTAACGACGAACTCACCAGCCTGGCAGAGGAGTCACGAACACTTAAAGACGAACTCGATATCCTCAG GAGCTGTTCGGACCATGCTGTGAAGCTGGAGGCGTCAGTGGAGACATACAGGTGTAAACTGGAGGACCTGGGAGATCTGAGAAGACAAGTCAAACTGCTGGAAGAGAAGAACATGACCTACATGCACAACACTGTCAGTCTGGAGGAGGAGCTACGCAAGGCTAACACTGCCCGTGCACAGCTGGAGACATACAAGAGACA GGTCCAGGAGCTGTACCGTAAGTTGTCAGAGGAGTCTCGGCGGGCAGACAACCTTGCTTATGAAAAGAAGAAGTTTGAAGAGAAACATGACGCCgtgatgagggagaaagag AGGATCATCATTGAGCGAGACTCTCTGAAGGAGACCAATGAGGAGCTGCGATGTAACCAGGCTCAACAGGACCAGCTCCTACAAGCAG GGATGCCAGCTGGTAGTCCAACCCATGATAACCTTGCTGCTGAGATCCTACCTGTAGAGTACAG GGAGAAGTTTATCCGGCTCCAGCATGAGAATAAGATGTTGCGTGTGCAGCAGGAGGGATCAGAGAATGACAAGATCTCTGAACTACAGACACTGCTAGAGGTGGCACACAGAACCTGCTCTGAACTGGACACTGACAACAG GTTAAGCAGGGAGAGGGTCACTGAGCTGCAGCAGCAGGTAGAGGATTTACAGAAAGCCCTACAGGGCCAGGGAGCCAAGACTGATGAC TCTCACCTGAAGAGGAAACTGGATGCTCATAT GGTGCAACTGAACGAGGCGCAGGATGAGATCATGAAGAAGAAAGAACTCCTTGAGGACTTGCAGccagacaacacacagacct CTCTGAGACTGGATGAGCTGATGGCTGCTCTGAAGAAGAAGGATGATGACATGAGAGCCATGGAGGAGAGATACAAGATGTACCTGGAGAAAGCACGCAAT GTGATCTGTGCATTGGACCCCAAGCTGAACCCAGCCACAGCAGAGATCCAGGCTCTAAAGAACCAGCTGACGGACAGAGACAAGAGGATCCTCAGCCTGGAG agggagTGTGAGAAGGCAAAGCTGAGAGAGTATGAAGAGAAGCTGATTGTAACAGCATGGTACAACAAG AGTCTGAGCTTCCAGAAGCTGGCGATCGAGGCCCGTCTCGGGGGTCGCTCCACCTCCATGGTGCCCCCAG gtaaccatggttga